The Anabrus simplex isolate iqAnaSimp1 chromosome 6, ASM4041472v1, whole genome shotgun sequence genome includes the window ttattattattattattattattattaatctgcttaccctcaagggttggttttcccccctgactcagcgagggatcctacctctaccgcctcaagggcagtgacctggagcgtgagacattgggtcgggggatacaactggggagaatgacaagtacctcgcccaggcggcctcacatgctacgcggaacaggggccttggtgggggatgggaagattggaaaggataggcaaggaagaggaaaggaagcggctgtggccttaagttaggtaccatcccggtatttgcctggaggagaagaaggaaaacacggaaaaacacttccaggatggctgaggtgggaatcgaacccacctctactcagttgacctcccgaggctgagtggaccccgttccagccctcgtaccacatttcaaatttcatggcagagccgggaatcgaacccgggcctccgggggtggcagctaatcacactaaccactacaccacagaggcggacaattattattattattattattattattattattgtaccgggcggtacacctccacgccgctaatttaaaaattgcgccaggtgaaactcccctgctggaggaagtctgaactttatctacgctgttaattctttaccttctcagaagatgtcaccacgtggaaaattttgagtttttgaactgtgtcatttttgatgtgtttttgtttcgcttgaagtaagaagtgtaaactttctctcctagaggacactactgaagatcaacaatagtgcaccctagtgcggagtcaaagaactattttgttggagaaatttttatttcaaatgtttgtttcttgttaaatttccttctgttattgtttaagttggctgtatacccctctttttccccttgttttaggtttatccaatcccgaatttcttttagtaatttccgaccaatccgatgtattttcccccaacttggatatgtttctgtaccctagccaataaaattattgtgggcgggtgttttcattcccctaacgcctagaaccttccgcgagaggatataaactgctgatttttgggtctctgcgccacttctgatccatctttctgtgtgtaaagtacatagcagggggcgggaagcgcctctttcttcggcagcggtcaacaacaaggtaatggccgatttataacttctttctttgctagctcagcagtttaactttcggggcgggttctaagcgttcaaccatgtaaccttttcctaaaatgtaactactcttttcatatattctcttttaaagcttcatactgggatagagagtgctaaccctctcgagctcccactcatattgttgtgaggtgaacttagttttctcaacctattcttcgttaacgtaaaacaaattgttctcttcttaagtcacctctttagtatgggattagcccttgtattaacggcctagggccaagtaggtcttaagcaaagtgtattgggagtgcaagttcgcctcctctcaaattgtattttagaggtcatgcactaaccttcttgtcatttaacagacctcagtaggttgggtattttacccctgtgtatatgtccgtggaggacagcttaaaggtggagttcggagtggcctatgataggcttgtattttagggggaagttgccctttcttgaaaattgtgtttctgcctcaaggaggcttttgggtgtaattggaagcaaatgtttctggcatgtttgggggttttcggcccctttgttgtatggtgttcattgtaaggttgggcttattgctcaagaattatgtttctgacttttgaagccccaaatggggtacctatgtaaatgtatttttcaatcgtgtttcggctactaagtacctgttctgtttgttgttacctaattttgaaaagaaaatataaccttgttaaattttaaaattaatttcactttagtagcttgagacctattcaccacccagcaccttctttcatgcataactaccacaaaaacacggtaacaattattattattattaatccagtccctagttcgtgattttacttttcctttgccgggtgagttggccgtgcggttaggggcgcgcagctgtgagcttgcatcggggagataatgggttcaagccccactgtcggcagctctgaagatggatctccgtggtttcccattttcacaccaggcaaatgctggggaagtaccttaattaagaccacgggcaattcctatctgtgtcggtgcgacgtaaaacaaattgtaaaaaattgttgtacttttcctttctttactgaaagcgagacactgatattagcagcataaaattaattttttaataggcctactttggtaccaATTTAAGTTTaatctttgtcgagtttatttgccaacgccttcttcctgttttttctttctttctttctttctttctttctttctttctttttttctttcaacatctacgaccaccgcacgggttaagcacgaaacaaattattctgcgatattggtttgtgctgtggttcatgaacaggtttttatatttatattttgactttagaataaattgaatgttaacatgtttaaataatcgacgcaaaatatgacaaccttgcttttgacagcgctcacttgccttttaaaagACAcgtgccccttgtgtccagaggaaaggagccgactgtcaaccctcattatcactagagcggtcagactgacaaccctcattattaccagggtgggccaagttttgagatcagaagacaccGCGTGGGTAtgggttgagcgtcaggactataccaccacgtctcctaccctgccggccaacattcagatggtgattttTTGCGACCAATACGACTTGAACCTGCTAACCACAATGTCAGACAATATAGACCTGACTCCTAAACGATTATGGCCTTCAGGatagctcaataataataataataataataataataataataataataataatatattggtaAATTGTGTTATTTTGAGCACAACTGGGATTACATAATATAAACAGATAGCAGGTTACAGTTGTTACAGTTGCGTGATTTTCAACCTTGTGCCTCTTCACAAACCTTGCTGCTTCTTTGTATTggaagtatgtgttcaaaatatggtATCAAACGGGATGAGAATTCAGGATGGCACCGCAACGAAGATCTTTAACAAGGACAAAAGTTATCTCTACATATATTCAAGACAGCTGCGACAATATTCTTTGTACCGATACCGTACTTCTCTAAGAGTGCAGTGTAACACCCTGAACGAGGAATTTCCTTTACTGCCAATTGATATACCACAATATCTGGATCCTCTGATACGGCTGACATCACAGCTTCACCCAGACCACCTTCAGGATAATGATCTTCTACAGTTACAATTTTGCCCTCACATTCATATGCATGTGCAATTATGGCTTCAGTATCAATTGGTTTAATAACGAAAGGGTCCATGACGCGGATGTTAATACCAAGTTTTTCTAACTCCGCAGCAGCAAATAGTGCCTCGTGAACAGTGATACCAGCTCCAATAACCAGTGCTCTGTCTGTTTCACTATGAACTAAAATTTTGGCTGCATTCGCAATCGTGAATAATTCTTCATTTTGGTACAGAACAGATGTTGCTGGTTTTGTTGTCCGGATGTAGCAAATGCCTTTAATATTCGCAGCTAGTTCAACTGCACGTTCACAGCTGACAGCATCACTGGGGTAGAATATGACAGACCCTGGGATAGATCTGAACATAGCAATATCCTCAAGGCCCATTTGACTTGGCCCATCTTCGCCAACAGTCACTCCAGCATGTGAGCCAACAAATTTTATATTACTGCGTGATATCCCAGCCATTCGTATCTGGTCAAAGGCACGACTAAGGAAAGCAGAAAAGGTAGACACAAAAGGTATTGTTCGGTCACGACTGGCTGCACCCATAGCTACTCCCACCATGTTTTGCTCAGCTATAAAGCACTCGATATACTGCTGTGGATAAGATTTTTTCAGCTTTTCAGAGAAGGTAGAATTCTTTGTGTCACCATCAAGAGCAATTACACGAACATTTCCAGTGGCTAGCTTCACTAAAGCTGTTCCATATGCAACCCGAGTAGCAACTTTATCACCCAGATTGTAACGTGGAGGAGAATCAAGCTTTAAAATTGGAAATTTAACTTCAGGTGCATCTTCCACAGGACGTTTTGGATGAAAATTTATTAACGGCTCCTTGTTAATAAGTAACGAGTTAAGGTATGTAAGTATTTCCTTGCTCTTTGCTCCCAAGTGAACCCCATGCCAATGTTCTTGATTCTCAACGTCAAGAAAGTTTTTACCTTTACAGGTCTTAGCGAGAATGGCGGTCGGTTTACCGTCGATTGTGGATGCTACATAGAATGCCTTGCATAATTCTTCTATATCATGGCCATTAACAACAAACGTTTTCATACCAAAAGACTCCAACCTCCTGTAGTATTTGAGCATGTCCTGCTGTAAAGCAGTAGCTTCTGATTGACCCAAACGGTTAATATCAAAAATTACACACAGATTATCCAGCTTATAATGGCTAGCGAAGTTAAGGGCTTCCCAGATCGCACCTTCAGTACTTTCACCATCGCCAACTATACAGTACACTGTATAAGAAGCATTGTCAAAATACTTGCCCACGTAGGCCATTCCACATGCCGCAGATAACCCTTGACCAAGAGAACCAGTAGCCACATCAATGACACTTAATCTTGGAGTTGGATGTCCTTCTAGTACACTGTCCACCTTGCGCAACTTGTCGAGATTACATATTAGAAAGAGACCAGCTTCAGCCCAGGCTGCGTATAAGATGGGTGCAGCGTGGCCTTTCGATAAAATAAAACGATCACTCGAAGGATCTTTAGGTTTTGAAATTAGGTACTTCATGACCTCGAAGAACAATACTGTTATCACTTCAGCCAATGATGAACATGAAGTTGGATGACCAGAATTTGCTGCGTTGGTTGCATTTATTGTGTGAATCCTCAGCCTGTTAGCTATATCCTGCAATTCTTGAACACGGTCGGGGTCGGGTGGATTATACGCCATTTTTCTTTTGCTGAACAGTGCCGAACTGGTGGTTACTACTCTTAAGTCATCGCTCAACCCAGATGTGCACAGAAATTTACGGCGGTGTCATTGTGATGTGACAAGAAAGTAGAAACACATCATGTTGATGTGATGTTAAGATGGAGCACTGTTGCCATGACTGCATCCACACGCAACAACTTCATCAACGAAGTTTCAGTCGGGAATGACAAGCAACATATGAATCTTCCCATTGCCTACTAGATACTAATTTCGAAGAAGGGACGATGTAGTTCTTTCAAAGTCCGCCAGATTACCATTTTCTGAGACATGCGTTCATTTTctggggggtcatccgaaaatgtttGTAACGCGACAAAAGGTCGgacggaagtgacgtcacgttagtcgttaCCGTAGCCCTTGGTCGCCGGAGATGATGCGGCTGTGGTTTGTATAAATAGGAGAGTTGTGAAATGGAAAGTGTACAGAGTAAGTGACGTTACATTAATCATTACCGGTACCGCAGGCCTTGGTCACCACAGATGCGCTGTGAAATGATGcgaaataaatcgttcgttatcaatatgTGAGTCTCATTTATTGATCATTAGCTTTTCTCAAAGAGACAAGTTTCTTTTTTGTGCTGTGGGTCTATCTGAAATTGGCGTAAGAAATTGTGCGTGGACTAAAAGCTGACACAGTAAACAGAAAAGCAGTGTACGTCATCTgaatggaagaacgacgccatttagGTGGACGGAAAGATTACTTGAACGAATAGTATCCATCGAATTTCATGATTATTTCTGTATTAAATAGAAGATATAGTTGTCTTAACGTAAATCAAGAGTTAAATTATTATAAGAGGAATATACGTACGTACACACGACGACTATTTCGTTGCAGCAACGACTTTCTTCTGTGGCATTGCTCTTCATCGTATTGTCttttattgaattgaattgaatttattgaactgaacataacaggctttcgcccagttacaatgttccaatatgcaattaaaataaatattcacagactatttatagctaagcactaactacttactacttaactacttctaaatctactatgtagcatcttgcacatgggcggatcgccagctccacattcAACTCACTACCTCTACttgtaactaaactaactactttactacataaatatatactaactctatcctaaatctgtctggccgcgacatcacccctggtgaggaactgctaccacccttccctgggatgtcacgaccagacatgtctcatgaggctcggaaaccgatacctcatagatccctaagctgtcaatgttatttactcaccactccttcatgtaacagcccacatgtgtgcggattgccagctctacatgtaggctgtcacgccTGTATTCTACTGCTGAGACgtattccataactcggctcatctttcactgtcacATTGACAAcgtacttcctctaacctaacactattcactactttactctacacgtgcagacgtaccgaatcaacagtttagcttgagataggtcaggcctatctccccctcttccaactctactgtacgtcagcagccaaaacaaacagactaacaaaaccaaactaaaataaaacaggcagacaaacaacaaacaacctttTTGGAAggtatacagtacggcttacatatcaatgaactgagtctactaattagaaatatacaatacctaaggaacaaaggaacaaaactgaacaaatattttaaaaaaacgaaACATAATAGTAAACTTATAATTATagtcgcccttacttattagtgagttatactatataatgttccatatctgtgaataaatCGAATATATTAACACCACACGACCGATTGAAAACAATGAACGAACATCACCCCCTTCCCCCATCCAAGGATGGCCATCAATACGggggagagaccgtccgatcatcgcatccatcgctatcacatgttctgttctgttctgttctgttctgttctgttctgttctgttctgttctgttctgttctgttctgttctgttctgttctgttcaatTTCGAACTGTCACTCACTTGTAACTTGTACCATATTCAATTATAAtttactaccacagacatattcattaatagTTACTTACATATATCTTTATATGTACGTATGCAACCTTATCcttatgaggtatttcctggatttAACTAAGTTGTACAGTCTAGGTCACCTCTTCCTCAactacatgtaattatctctgttttctttacattttttcccaaatacctctcatattattaaataatttggctatctttcctggtttcttccattctctgtttaatagacttgagagtgtgtacagttcattttcatttagaattttatccaattatttcctttctatgtatttctctctaacgtttcttgtttctttgcagtccttaatcaaatgagccacttccatatttgaattacataaaatacatttattttcgtcatttttttctcttaaagatttatttttatacactcccatcaaccaccagattattcctctcattgCCCTCTTTGTTAACATTAgtgtccttattgtcatattctcacttattttacaaaattctattagtgttctcttaaTATTGCATTCTGTCTGTcctaattgtttgtctttctatatcattcactctttgaactactttcttatgcaatctcctgtcatccctttcaATATTAGTTACCCGGTATGATCCCATTCCTATGTACTCTAGacgcttcttcaccccatccacccagcagccttcgtttagatgtttcatttggtgtttggtaggctaagcctaatatttcaccgcctcccccagtctttaatctcaaccaatacttgactattcgctTAGCAATATCAGCCCgcatactcaccccttcacacatcattcttactccactgtttgcagtaaagttaggtagtcccataattattttggcaaatttgctaaCGATTACATCTAATGATACAATTCCCTGATCGAttccccaaatttctgatccatacagtaCCTTAGCTTTAATtattgcattaaatatgttttcctggattttgtattctacgttaggcatctttttatctaatattttgatactagccaaggcacttattcccctcattttTGATCTTTTTATTTCGTCAGACCAGTTGccattactacttataatcgtccctaagtattcgattttattgaccacttctaactttgtcttacccatccaccactgttcactcttagaatgcttaacaccccttttacagatcattactctggttttctgtgggttaacctttaaattccactctcTACAGTAGTTCTctatctcattaatactattttgcatcttgctgggtgttaatgcaagtagaatgatatcgtccgcaaagattaggcctggaatatcttggcacacgagacatggagaagctcctttctTAAATTCGTTCGagtggaaaatatcgttaataaacaataaaaataatatgggggacagtttacacccttgtttaagacccactttagaagttatctctcccactattaaaccattcttaactttgactgaacatttaaattccgaatatatattatcaattgctcttataattttagctgatactccgatctgccccAACTTATGGACGACAGCTTTTCTACTTaccgaatcaaaagccttttctaaatcgactacggtaatgtacaacttgcctcttttcttttTAATATATTTATCTAGTATTGTTTGaactaccattatattgtcactagtcctcattccctttctgaatcctgcttgtaatctcgacaggatcgattactcctctgcccaattcattaatctttttgccaatatccctgtgtatatcttgCTTAAAGAATCTAACAACGTAATCCCTTTATAGTTACTTGGGTTAGATCTCTCTCCACGTTtcttgtatacaggacagatgataacttcttgccatgatttagggaatcttgctccctcgaagatcttgttaaatattttgactatactagctaggataaagctatttttgcttgcttccttccagaattcattgtttattcctgaaattgctcctgatttccctttcctccctttctctaatatATATTTTACTTCGgcggctgaaatttccttatctaaatcgggcagggagcaccgcaatcctctcgagattcccctcttccgtacatcctgtttccaactatcttcaccacttaatagtttactaaagtaatttatccattctctatggcttatatttacttgggttatatttttttctatctttacaaatttgatttattctaAGCCATacttagtattattattcagaccctctctgtttaagttgtctgtttgtttcttctgccacaaaactttagttcttaccaataattctttatactcttttcttttgctacagaaAGCAGTTCTTGGTTCCTGCCCGCCTATTTTTCTGAATGTGTCTAGTGCTTTCATTACTTCTGATTTTTTGTCTGCATTCTTCACTGTACCACCCACTGTTTCTTTGTATTCTTACCCCCCGAAcccgcatcttatgtcctgccatcagtattgagttttctaatagctttatcgcctcgtctattttattatcttccatcGCGGACTTTATTCCTGTCTTGATAATTTCAAAGGACCTACCTtcgaaatattccttgaattcAGCGCTGAGAtcttctctccatatatattttgtcactggcctccctttaatattatttatataattccccccagtattctcttccgtgattaccatattaataattatgggtaagtgatgTGATTCTCCCCAACCGTTAACATTTATCCTCTTAATGAGTGGCAATGCCTCCCTAGAACATAAtactaggtcaattgtactaccacccatttctgttataaacgttaaattacccaattcatctcctggccaccagccatttaaaatatagagttcttctgttccacataattctaatagttttccaccatagttattgcaaactttatcgtaactaattctttttctaattattatttcctcagcctctttactataagttggttttaagtctgcaatcctcgcgttaaagtcccccattattacaatacctatgtctTCATATATATTCTTTAATCTGTTTACTTCTAGTGCAAATTCTGTGAAGAATTCTTTGTTTGCCAACGTCGAGTcctcgggaggattgtatacaaaaccggaacatagattaacctccctgttctgttttacccttgttttcacccaaagtatttcttcaatatctgtttctattatttcaattttctcctttatttcttcccttatcaaggttagaataccacagggatatctacctttacgagcattcctgccccttgccttactatacgttttgaaaccttcaatatgtacttcatatcccggtgctatccaactctcaacaaaggtaatgatatgcatttctgccattaacaatttcacctgttcatttcctaaGTTGCTCAAGAAACTTCAATGTTGACTATACCAATATTCCATTCTAGTTATTTCTTACGTTTACTCTCAGACGAGTTgcttgtcttacttctagttattctctttttctccagttctataaTACTACCCTCTGGTGAACTAACTATTTCTTTGTCTGaattgtctttctgtcctttgccctttctaatccataagtcaaggatttacctttcccagccagagtcttggttctgtcatcaggtgcgCCGCTgcttcctggattcgtgtcgactcgacagtcagctggtTGTCCATCCTCCTCCATTAGGTGTTCGTCACTCTGCAGTCTTCTGTTCCtctgaaacgaaatgaaatggcgtatggcttttagtgccgggagtgtccgaggacatgttcggctcaccaggtgcaggtcttttgatttgacttccgtaggcgacctgcgcgtcatgatgaggatgaaatgatgatgaagacaacacatacacccagcccccatgccagagaaattaaccaatgttggttaaaattccttaccctgccgggaatcgaacccggaacccctgtgaccaaaggccagcacgctaaccgtttagccatggaaccggactt containing:
- the LOC136875933 gene encoding transketolase-like protein 2, with protein sequence MAYNPPDPDRVQELQDIANRLRIHTINATNAANSGHPTSCSSLAEVITVLFFEVMKYLISKPKDPSSDRFILSKGHAAPILYAAWAEAGLFLICNLDKLRKVDSVLEGHPTPRLSVIDVATGSLGQGLSAACGMAYVGKYFDNASYTVYCIVGDGESTEGAIWEALNFASHYKLDNLCVIFDINRLGQSEATALQQDMLKYYRRLESFGMKTFVVNGHDIEELCKAFYVASTIDGKPTAILAKTCKGKNFLDVENQEHWHGVHLGAKSKEILTYLNSLLINKEPLINFHPKRPVEDAPEVKFPILKLDSPPRYNLGDKVATRVAYGTALVKLATGNVRVIALDGDTKNSTFSEKLKKSYPQQYIECFIAEQNMVGVAMGAASRDRTIPFVSTFSAFLSRAFDQIRMAGISRSNIKFVGSHAGVTVGEDGPSQMGLEDIAMFRSIPGSVIFYPSDAVSCERAVELAANIKGICYIRTTKPATSVLYQNEELFTIANAAKILVHSETDRALVIGAGITVHEALFAAAELEKLGINIRVMDPFVIKPIDTEAIIAHAYECEGKIVTVEDHYPEGGLGEAVMSAVSEDPDIVVYQLAVKEIPRSGCYTALLEKYGIGTKNIVAAVLNICRDNFCPC